The following nucleotide sequence is from Proteobacteria bacterium CG1_02_64_396.
GTGAACGGTGCCAGCTACACCCTAGATGCCACCGCCATCACCTCCGAAGAGATGACCAACGGGCGCAACTCGGCCCAGCAGCTCTGGAACAATGCCCCCCCCAATGAAGGCCGCAGCTACATGTGCCACTTCCCTGGGGGCAACCCCGCTCATGCCGGCACCATCGAGGTTTCGAACAGCAATTGGAGTTACGAACATCAGAGCGGTGGTGCGGTTGGAGCCCACATTGCCCAAGGGGACACCCTGGGTTCCTGCCAACCGCCCGTACCGCTGGGAACGATGACTTCGACCGGTTTGTACAAGGGGGCCGAAGTCTCGATGTCGTACCAGTTGATGTACTTCCCCTCGACCGGGACGGTGTCGTTTGTGGCGGGGTCGGTGACGCAGAATTAGTTCAATCAACAGCGGGATCCCAGCAAAAAGCCCACGATTTCGTGGGCTTTTTTCATGATGGAGCAACGGCCATTCGATGCTTTTTAGAGACGGAGGTCGAAAACCAAAGTAGGCGCGTGCGCCCGCCGCTCTCGTGAGATCGCAAAGTTTTTTGAGATGCCCTTATGACGGTGGGTCGTTACTTCTCGTGTGGCGCAGACATTCATCGAGAGGTCGGGGGTTTGGACGCCTATGGGGCTTCTTCGACGGATTCAACACAGGCACAGGGTTGTCAGCGGGCAGAACCGGATCTGGGGCATCAACCGCTTGCCATAAAGGCCTGTGACGCCATGCACTCTATGCGGAAGAGAGGGGGGCGGCGGGTTTGAGAAACGCAGGCGGATCACGTGCAGCAAATAGCTGGGGCATCCTTGAACGCCCGGCCTACGTATTGCCAAGGGAGCACCGGTTTCCAGCACGCCAAGGGATGTGGTGCTTGTCTGTAGAACCGGTCCCTTTTCCAGAACAATGGGGGTGGTGCACAAAAAAAGGGCGCCCTTTCGGGCGCCCCAAGTGTCTTCCCTGGAGGAGGAAGTTATCAAAAGCAGTCATCGGGCAATGAAAATGGTTCCCAACCTCTGCTCAAAAAACTCAATACTCAAACTCAAACTGCCGGGTGGAAGGCCCCTCCCTGGGCCCTGATTCCACTTAGTCGAGCACGTAACCACGCTCGTTGTGCTGGGTGATGTCCAGACCCTGCTCCTCTTCCTCTTCGGTAACCCGCAGACCCATCAGCAGATCGACCACTTTGAGGATGATGAAGGTGACCACCGCGCAGTAGACGATGGTGGCGATCACGCCCAGGAACTGGGTGCCGACCTGGGAACCGATGCTCACACCCTCGGCCAGCCCCAATCCGCCGAAGTCGGCGGAGACGAACACACCGGTCAGGATGGCGCCGACGATGCCGCCGATGCCGTGGACCCCGAAGGCATCCAGCGAATCGTCGTAACCCAGCGCACGCTTGAGAACGGCAACCGCGTAGAAGCAGGCAGCACCAGCCACCAAACCGATCACCAGTGCGCCGATGGGGCCGACGAAACCGGAGGCGGGGGTGATGGCGACCAAACCAGCGACGGCGCCCGAGGCGATGCCGAGCATGCTGGGCTTGCCGTACTTCAGCCATTCGGCGCCCATCCAGGACAGAGCCGCCATCGCGGTGGCGATCTGGGTGACGGCCAGAGCCATGCCCGCACGGCCATCGGCAGCCAATTCGCTACCGGCGTTGAAACCAAACCAGCCGACCCACAGCATCGAGGCACCGATCATGGTCAGGGTCAGGTTGTGGGGGGGCATCGCATGTTTGGGATAACCCTTGCGGGCGCCCAAGACGATGGCCGCGACCAAACCGGCAACACCGGCATTGATGTGGACCACGGTACCGCCGGCGAAATCGAGCACACCCTTATCGGCCAACCAGCCGCCGCCCCACACCCAGTGGGTAATCGGGGCATACACAGCGGTCACCCACAGCGCCATGAAGACCAACATAGAAGAAAACTTCATCCGCTCGGCGAAGGCGCCAACGATCAAAGCGGGGGTGATGATCGCGAAGGTCATCTGGAAGGTCATGAAGACCGTCTCGGGGATGGTTCCGCTGATGGCGTCGAAGTCGACCCCAGACAGGAAGACCTTCTCGAAACCGCCAACAAAGGCGTTGAGTCCGCCGCCATCGGTGAAGGCCAGGCTGTAGGCGTAAACCATCCACAAAATCGTCATCAGCGAGGTGATGGCGAAGGTTTGCATCAGGACCGACAACACGTTCTTGGCGCGGACCATCCCACCGTAAAACAGGGCCAAACCGGGGATGGTCATGAAGAGGACCAGCGCGGTGGCGGTGATCATCCAGGCGGTGTCGCCTGCGCTAATCGTCGGGGTGTCGTCGGCCAGGGCCAACGTCGGCAGGGCTGCCAGGGCCAGCGTTGCGGCCCCTTTCGTAAACTTGGAATACATGGACATGGCGATTCTCCCGTGGGGGATCAAAGGGCCTCGGCGTCGGACTCGCCGGTACGCACGCGGATGACCTGTTCGAGGTCGAGGACGAAGATTTTGCCGTCGCCGATCTTCCCGGTACGGGCGCCGCTCTGGATCGCCTCCATCGCAGGGGCGAGGTTCTCGTCGACCACTGCCACTTCAAGCTTCACCTTGGGCAGAAAATCGACCACGTATTCGGCACCACGATAGAGCTCGGTATGGCCACGTTGACGTCCGAAACCCTTCACCTCGGTCACGGTGATCCCCTCCACACCAATTTGCGAGAGGGCCTCGCGGACGGCATCGAGCCGAAACGGCTTGATGACTGCAACGATCATTTTCATGGGGTGCTCCTCTATTTAGCTTGGGGTAGGCGGGCCGCCGCAGCGGCCCGCCGAGATCTGAAACCTGTGGATCAGAAGCCCATGCTCACACCGGCAATGACCTGCTTGTCGGCAGTGGCGCCGTAAATCGTCTTGGTGTTGCCGACCAAGGGGTAGGTCATGGTCAGGCTGGGGGTGAAGGTGGTGTCGCCCGCCGCCACATCTTTGCTGGCGCTCAAGGTCGCCAGTTTGAAGCCGCTGCCGCCGGTTCCCTTGTCGCTGTTGAGGTTGGCGTACGACAGGGTCAGCCCCAGGTCGTAGCTGCCCACGGTTTGCGAAACGCCCAAATCGACCCAGAGGTCGCCGTTCTTGTAGAACTTACTGCCCGACTCGCCCACGGTGGAGTAGACGGTCAGCGAGGGGGCCAGGGGGGCTTCATCCAATGAGGCACCCGCATAGATCTCCAAGAAGTTGGAACCGCTGTCGTACAGGTAGGTGTAGTAGATGAAACCGACCGAGTAACCGATCCCGCCCACCGAACCGGAGTAATCGCCGACATAGTCGAACTCGTCGACGGTGGCGGTACCGCTGTTGCTCGAAGCACCGGTATAGGCGTTGGAGAACCAAGCGGTCAGCGAGGCATCGCCCATGGCGAGAACCACATCGCCCTGAACGGCGGTGGCGCCGGAGGTCTGGGGAACGCCGCGCCACACGTACTGGCTGTAGCTACCGATGTCGCCGGAAACCGAAAGACCGTCTTCGGCTTGAGCAGCGGGGGCGACGGCGGCCAGGGCCAAAAGGGCGGCGGAGGTGGTGATGATGCGCTTGTTCATGGCGGCTCCCATTTCGTGTTGGGTTGGTGGAGGATGAAAACCTTTGGGCTTTGCCCGACGCTCTCCCTTACAGCACGGGGTGTGCCAAGAACAAAATCACTAATTTTATCAAATAGATATAAAGTTTATTGCGCTGTGGCTCCCAATGGGGTGGCCATCGGTAGTGCTGAAATGATGTGCAGTCTTGACTGGGGGGTGCCTAGGGGAGGGCATTTGTTTCGGAGTGGGAAAGACGAGGTTTCGAGTCACGCAAGAAAGAACAAAACACGGAAAGAGGGGGATCCTGAATCGAGGGGTGGGGGGCATACGT
It contains:
- a CDS encoding transcriptional regulator (indirectly regulates nitrogen metabolism; at high nitrogen levels P-II prevents the phosphorylation of NR-I, the transcriptional activator of the glutamine synthetase gene (glnA); at low nitrogen levels P-II is uridylylated to form PII-UMP and interacts with an adenylyltransferase (GlnE) that activates GlnA); translated protein: MKMIVAVIKPFRLDAVREALSQIGVEGITVTEVKGFGRQRGHTELYRGAEYVVDFLPKVKLEVAVVDENLAPAMEAIQSGARTGKIGDGKIFVLDLEQVIRVRTGESDAEAL
- a CDS encoding ammonia channel protein produces the protein MYSKFTKGAATLALAALPTLALADDTPTISAGDTAWMITATALVLFMTIPGLALFYGGMVRAKNVLSVLMQTFAITSLMTILWMVYAYSLAFTDGGGLNAFVGGFEKVFLSGVDFDAISGTIPETVFMTFQMTFAIITPALIVGAFAERMKFSSMLVFMALWVTAVYAPITHWVWGGGWLADKGVLDFAGGTVVHINAGVAGLVAAIVLGARKGYPKHAMPPHNLTLTMIGASMLWVGWFGFNAGSELAADGRAGMALAVTQIATAMAALSWMGAEWLKYGKPSMLGIASGAVAGLVAITPASGFVGPIGALVIGLVAGAACFYAVAVLKRALGYDDSLDAFGVHGIGGIVGAILTGVFVSADFGGLGLAEGVSIGSQVGTQFLGVIATIVYCAVVTFIILKVVDLLMGLRVTEEEEEQGLDITQHNERGYVLD